The proteins below come from a single Oxyura jamaicensis isolate SHBP4307 breed ruddy duck chromosome 1, BPBGC_Ojam_1.0, whole genome shotgun sequence genomic window:
- the TAF1D gene encoding TATA box-binding protein-associated factor RNA polymerase I subunit D isoform X2 produces the protein MTDTDESQASGSDYPDAQDLICTQQKETCTLNEHATNKQRKRSRSRQKGATPEESSVEVILDSSDSEIGSEHPTKCSTAPSKQKRRSQPSRQQEEAVVTVPDDESSDSSPSPLSPVKLPEPSKEKKSKLNLKAIFAYHFRGRKFKTAAHKNFRSTSRKRKTEMETETKTKTRHERTYMPTGRPPLTASPQEQKKRLLHRGFQFPFVEKHYGTKHIPLKMVLDYEQAATKGYLQYIEILKYEEHLKKALKRLQASEDLERECLAVRKHKYLDDEGPISPIQEMNDDNSLGADNQDNFDVRVVPSSQ, from the exons ATGACTGATACAGATGAATCCCAGGCTTCTGGTTCTGATTACCCTGATGCCCAAGATCTAATATGCACTCAACAGAAAGAAACGTGCACGTTAAATGAGCAtgcaacaaataaacaaagaaaacgTTCACGATCAAGGCAGAAGGGTGCCACTCCTGAGGAGTCTTCAGTTGAGGTCATCCTGGACAGCAGTGATTCAGAAAT TGGGAGTGAGCACCCCACCAAGTGCTCCACTGCACCTTCAAAGCAAAAAAGGAGATCACAACCTTCAAGGCAACAGGAGGAAGCTGTTGTAACGGTGCCTGATGATGAAAGTTCAGATTCTTCTCCGTCTCCTCTGAGTCCAGTGAAGCTACCTGAACCCtccaaagagaagaaatcaaAGCTTAATTTGAAAGCCATTTTTGCCTATCACTTCAGGGGAAGGAAGTTTAAAACTGCTGCACACAAAAATTTTCGGAGTACATCAAGGAAGAGGAAGACTGAGATGGAGACGGAGACAAAGACTAAGACAAGGCATGAGCGCACATACATGCCTACTGGGAGGCCACCACTGACGGCCTCACCacaagagcaaaagaaaaggcttCTACATCGGGGTTTTCAATTCCCTTTTGTTGAAAAACATTATGGGACGAAACACATCCCCTTAAAGATGGTTCTTGACTATGAG caagcAGCTACAAAGGGATATTTGCAGTACATTGAAATACTCAAATATGAAGAACACCtcaaaaaggctttaaaaagaCTTCAAGCTAGTGAAGACTTAGAAAGAGAATGTCTGGCAGTACGGAAACACAAGTATTTAGATGATGAAGGGCCCATTTCTCCTATCCAGGAGATGAA TGACGATAACAGCCTGGGTGCTGATAATCAAGACAACTTTGATGTCAGAGTAGTG CCAAGTTCCCAGTAA
- the TAF1D gene encoding TATA box-binding protein-associated factor RNA polymerase I subunit D isoform X1 has translation MTDTDESQASGSDYPDAQDLICTQQKETCTLNEHATNKQRKRSRSRQKGATPEESSVEVILDSSDSEIGSEHPTKCSTAPSKQKRRSQPSRQQEEAVVTVPDDESSDSSPSPLSPVKLPEPSKEKKSKLNLKAIFAYHFRGRKFKTAAHKNFRSTSRKRKTEMETETKTKTRHERTYMPTGRPPLTASPQEQKKRLLHRGFQFPFVEKHYGTKHIPLKMVLDYEQAATKGYLQYIEILKYEEHLKKALKRLQASEDLERECLAVRKHKYLDDEGPISPIQEMNDDNSLGADNQDNFDVRVVDNSCFILSSQVPSKKKSKTETKRAKSTGVVEVEKKDRAAAKSGLQRGSRQ, from the exons ATGACTGATACAGATGAATCCCAGGCTTCTGGTTCTGATTACCCTGATGCCCAAGATCTAATATGCACTCAACAGAAAGAAACGTGCACGTTAAATGAGCAtgcaacaaataaacaaagaaaacgTTCACGATCAAGGCAGAAGGGTGCCACTCCTGAGGAGTCTTCAGTTGAGGTCATCCTGGACAGCAGTGATTCAGAAAT TGGGAGTGAGCACCCCACCAAGTGCTCCACTGCACCTTCAAAGCAAAAAAGGAGATCACAACCTTCAAGGCAACAGGAGGAAGCTGTTGTAACGGTGCCTGATGATGAAAGTTCAGATTCTTCTCCGTCTCCTCTGAGTCCAGTGAAGCTACCTGAACCCtccaaagagaagaaatcaaAGCTTAATTTGAAAGCCATTTTTGCCTATCACTTCAGGGGAAGGAAGTTTAAAACTGCTGCACACAAAAATTTTCGGAGTACATCAAGGAAGAGGAAGACTGAGATGGAGACGGAGACAAAGACTAAGACAAGGCATGAGCGCACATACATGCCTACTGGGAGGCCACCACTGACGGCCTCACCacaagagcaaaagaaaaggcttCTACATCGGGGTTTTCAATTCCCTTTTGTTGAAAAACATTATGGGACGAAACACATCCCCTTAAAGATGGTTCTTGACTATGAG caagcAGCTACAAAGGGATATTTGCAGTACATTGAAATACTCAAATATGAAGAACACCtcaaaaaggctttaaaaagaCTTCAAGCTAGTGAAGACTTAGAAAGAGAATGTCTGGCAGTACGGAAACACAAGTATTTAGATGATGAAGGGCCCATTTCTCCTATCCAGGAGATGAA TGACGATAACAGCCTGGGTGCTGATAATCAAGACAACTTTGATGTCAGAGTAGTG GACAacagctgtttcattttaagcaGCCAAGTTCCCAGTAAGAAGAAATCCAAGACAGAAACGAAACGTGCAAAATCAACAGGAGTGGTGGAAGTAGAAAAGAAAGACCGTGCTGCTGCCAAGTCTGGGCTTCAGCGAGGTTCACGTCAGTGA